From Phragmites australis chromosome 5, lpPhrAust1.1, whole genome shotgun sequence, a single genomic window includes:
- the LOC133917417 gene encoding cytokinin dehydrogenase 7-like, translating into MARTRSLVFVILSSFLSVVAGQLRPAAGGLPGDLFGLGIASRIRIDRNSTAKASTDFGRMVEAAPEAVLHPATPTDIALLIRSSASSPAPFPVAPRGQGHSWRGQALAPGGVVVDMRALGRGHRARINVSAAGAEPYVDAGGEQLWIDVLRATLKHGLAPRAWTDYLRLTVGGTLSNAGIGGMAFRHGPQIANVHEVDVVTGTGEMATCSRAKNSDLFFAALGGLGQFGVITRARIQLERAPKRVRWVRLGYSDVATFTKDQELLISDQASEAGLDYVEGQVQLNRTLVEGPKSTPFFSGTDLSRLAGLASRSGSGTIYYIEGAMYYNEDAATSVDQRMEALLEQLSFEPGFVFTKDVTYVQFLDRVRQEERVLRSAGAWEVPHPWLNLFIPRSRILDFDAGVFKGLLRGASPAGVILMYPMNKDRWDSRMTAVTPAADEGVFYAVGLLRSALSADDVQQLERENESVLAFCDEAGIECKQYLAHYASQDGWQQHFGAKWGRIAELKAKYDPHAILSPGQRIFPSPATSSWPLPQSWSKGR; encoded by the exons ATGGCAAGAACTCGTTCCCTCGTATTCGTCATCCTCAGCAGCTTCCTCTCTGTCGTCGCCGGTCAACTCCGGCCAGCGGCCGGTGGTCTCCCAGGTGATCTCTTCGGCCTGGGCATCGCCTCGAGGATCCGCATTGACCGCAACTCCACGGCGAAGGCGTCGACGGACTTTGGCCGCATGGTCGAGGCCGCGCCGGAGGCCGTCCTCCACCCGGCCACGCCTACTGACATCGCCTTGCTCATCCGgtcctccgcctcctcgccaGCGCCGTTCCCCGTGGCGCCGCGCGGGCAGGGCCACTCCTGGCGCGGCCAGGCGCTCGCCCCGGGCGGCGTCGTCGTCGACATGCGCGCGCTGGGGCGCGGTCACCGCGCACGCATCAACGTGTCCGCCGCCGGCGCGGAGCCGTacgtcgacgccggcggcgagcagcTGTGGATCGACGTCCTCCGCGCGACGCTGAAGCACGGCCTCGCGCCGCGCGCGTGGACGGACTACCTACGCCTCACCGTCGGCGGGACGCTCTCCAACGCCGGCATCGGCGGGATGGCGTTCCGGCATGGCCCGCAGATCGCCAACGTGCACGAAGTCGACGTTGTCACAG GAACGGGTGAGATGGCGACATGCTCCCGGGCCAAGAACTCGGACCTCTTCTTCGCGGCTCTGGGCGGGCTTGGTCAGTTCGGGGTCATAACCCGGGCTCGGATCCAGCTCGAGCGGGCACCAAAGCGGGTGCGTTGGGTCCGACTCGGCTACTCGGACGTGGCCACGTTCACCAAGGACCAGGAGCTTCTCATATCAGACCAGGCTAGCGAAGCCGGGCTCGACTACGTCGAAGGGCAAGTCCAGCTCAACCGGACCTTGGTCGAAGGTCCCAAGTCAACGCCATTCTTCTCCGGCACCGATCTCAGTAGGCTCGCCGGGCTCGCTTCGCGTAGCGGGTCCGGCACAATCTACTACATCGAAGGCGCCATGTACTACAATGAGGATGCCGCGACATCTGTGGATCAG AGAATGGAGGCATTGTTGGAGCAACTAAGCTTCGAGCCGGGGTTTGTGTTCACCAAGGACGTGACGTACGTACAGTTCCTTGACCGTGTGCGGCAGgaggagagggtgctccggTCAGCCGGCGCGTGGGAAGTGCCACACCCATGGCTGAACCTCTTCATCCCCCGGTCTCGCATCCTCGACTTCGACGCCGGTGTGTTCAAGGGCCTCCTCAGGGGCGCCAGCCCCGCCGGCGTAATCCTCATGTACCCCATGAACAAGGACAGGTGGGACAGCCGGATGACGGCGGTGACCCCAGCCGCCGACGAGGGCGTGTTCTACGCCGTGGGGTTGCTCCGGTCGGCGTTGTCCGCAGACGATGTGCAGCAGCTAGAGAGGGAGAACGAGTCGGTGCTGGCCTTCTGTGACGAGGCAGGCATCGAATGCAAGCAGTACCTAGCACACTACGCATCTCAAGACGGGTGGCAACAACATTTTGGGGCCAAGTGGGGCAGAATTGCCGAGCTGAAGGCCAAGTATGATCCTCACGCGATATTATCGCCGGGCCAGAGGATTTTCCCATCACCAGCAACCAGCAGTTGGCCTCTTCCGCAATCCTGGAGCAAAGGGAGATGA